A part of Doryrhamphus excisus isolate RoL2022-K1 chromosome 8, RoL_Dexc_1.0, whole genome shotgun sequence genomic DNA contains:
- the triap1 gene encoding TP53-regulated inhibitor of apoptosis 1, protein MNSVGEACTDLKREYDQCFNRWFAEKFLKGERSGDPCTESFRLYQRCVQKAIKDKDIPVDGLDFMGPNKDKPES, encoded by the coding sequence ATGAACAGCGTGGGGGAAGCCTGCACGGACCTGAAGCGGGAATATGATCAGTGTTTTAACCGCTGGTTCGCCGAGAAGTTCCTCAAGGGAGAGAGAAGCGGCGACCCATGCACCGAGAGCTTCCGGTTGTACCAGCGCTGCGTGCAGAAGGCCATAAAGGACAAGGACATCCCGGTCGACGGACTGGACTTCATGGGGCCCAACAAGGACAAGCCTGAGAGCTGA
- the supt5h gene encoding transcription elongation factor SPT5 isoform X1 produces the protein MSDSEDSDFSDNQSERSSDGEAEEVEEEEAASPVGSDKVAEEEGEDLDEDEYDEEEEEDDEDRPRKKPRHGGFILDEADVDDEYEDEEEQWEVGAEDILEKEEAEASNIDHVVLDDDHSGSRRLQNLWRDSREEALGEYYMRKYAKSSGGERHSRGSEELSDDITQQQLLPGVKDPNLWTVKCKIGEERATAIALMRKFIAYQFTDTPLQIKSVVAPDHVKGYIYVESYKQPHVKAAIEGIGNLRMGLWNQQMVPIKEMTDVLKVVKEVTNLKPKSWVRLKRGLYKDDIAQVDYVEPSQNTISLKMIPRIDLDRIKAKMSLKDWFAKRKKFKRPAQRLFDAEKIRSLGGEVSHDGDFMIFEGNRYSRKGFLFKSFAMSAVITDGVKPTLSELEKFEDQPEGIDLEVVTESGKEREHNLQAGDNVEVCEGELINLQGKILSVDGNKITIMPKHEDLKDPLEFPAHELKKYFRMGDHVKVIAGRYEGDTGLIVRVEENFVILFSDLTMHELKVLPRDLQLCSETASGVDAGGQHEWGELVQLDPQTVGVIVRLERETFQVLNMHGKVLTVRHQAVNRKKDNRFAVALDSEQNNIHVKDIVKVIDGPHSGREGEIRHLFRGFAFLHCKKLVENGGMFVCKTRHLVLAGGSKPRDVTNFTVAGFAPMSPRISSPMHHGGGGAQQRGGGGGGMGRGRGRRDNELIGQTVRISQGPYKGYIGVVKDATESTARVELHSTCQTISVDRQRLTTMGAQKHTGMTSTHGRTPMYGSGSRTPMCGSQTPLHDGSRTPHSGSQTPLHDGSRTPGQSGAWDPNNPNTPSRNDEEYDFGYDDEPSPSPQGYGGTPNPQTPGYPEVPSPQVNNQYNPQTPGTPAMYNTEQYSPYAAPSPQGSYQPSPSPQSYHQVAPSPVGYQNTHSPASYHPTPSPMAYQASPSPSPVGYSPMTPGAPSPGGYNPHTPGSNIEQGGSDWVTTDILVRVKDSFMDLMGQTGVIRSVTGGMCSVFMQESEKVVSVSSDHLEPVTPTKNDKVKVILGEHREATGTLLSIDGDDGIVRKVLDKQLMILNLRFLGCLGH, from the exons ATGTCTGACAGCGAGGATAGCGACTTCTCTGACAACCAGAGTGAACGAAGCAGCGACGGAGAGGccgaggaggtggaggag GAGGAAGCGGCCAGTCCAGTGGGCAGTGACAAGGTAGCTGAGGAGGAGGGTGAGGACCTGGATGAGGATGAGtatgatgaagaggaggaagaagacgacGAGGACCGTCCCAGGAAGAAGCCGCGACATGGCGGGTTCATCTTGGATGAAGCTG ATGTGGACGATGAGtatgaggatgaggaagagcAGTGGGAGGTTGGAGCAGAGGACATCCTGGAGAAGG AGGAGGCTGAAG CGTCCAACATCGACCATGTGGTCCTCGATGACGATCATTCTGGTTCCCGAAGGCTGCAGAACCTCTGGAG AGACTCACGAGAGGAGGCGCTCGGGGAATACTACATGAGGAAGTATGCCAAGTCCTCAGGAGGCGAGCG CCACTCTCGAGGGTCCGAGGAGCTCTCTGACGACATCACACAACAGCAGCTACTTCCTGGAGTCAA GGATCCTAATCTGTGGACAGTCAAGTGTAAG ATTGGGGAGGAGAGGGCCACGGCCATCGCGTTGATGAGGAAATTCATCGCCTATCAGTTTACTGACACA CCGCTTCAGATCAAGTCTGTGGTGGCCCCGGACCATGTGAAGGGCTACATCTATGTGGAGTCCTACAAGCAGCCGCACGTCAAAGCGGCTATCGAGGGCATTGGAAACCTTCGCATGGGCTTGTGGAACCAGCAGATGGTTCCCATCAAGGAAATGACAGATGTCCTTAAAGTGGTCAAAGAGGTCACCAACCTGAAGCCCAAATCCTGGGTCAGGCTCAAGCGAGGCCTGTACAAAGACGACATCGCACAG GTGGACTATGTTGAGCCGAGCCAGAACACCATCTCCCTGAAGATGATCCCTCGCATTGACCTGGACCGCATCAAGGCCAAGATGAGCTTG aaAGACTGGTTTGCTAAGAGGAAGAAGTTCAAGAGACCTGCTCAGAGGCTGTTTGATGCTGAAAAGATCAG GTCGCTGGGAGGGGAGGTCAGCCATGATGGAGACTTCATGATCTTCGAGGGGAACCGTTACAGCCGCAAGGGATTTCTGTTCAAGAGCTTTGCCATGTCGGCTGTG ATCACAGACGGTGTGAAGCCCACTCTGTCAGAGCTGGAGAAGTTTGAAGACCAGCCGGAGGGAATTGACCTCGAGGTGGTCACAGAGTCAG GTAAGGAGCGAGAGCACAACCTGCAGGCAGGTGACAACGTGGAGGTGTGTGAGGGGGAGTTGATCAACTTGCAGGGAAAGATCCTGAGTGTGGACGGCAACAAGATCACCATCATGCCCAAGCATGAAGACCTGAAG GACCCCCTGGAGTTCCCGGCTCACGAGTTAAAGAAATACTTCCGCATGGGTGACCACGTGAAGGTGATCGCCGGGCGTTATGAAGGTGACACGGGGCTCATCGTACGAGTGGAGGAAAACTTTGTCATCCTCTTCTCCGACCTCACCATGCACGAG CTGAAGGTGTTGCCCAGGGATCTGCAACTCTGCTCAGAAACGGCGTCTGGCGTTGACGCGGGGGGCCAGCACGAGTGGGGGGAGCTGGTGCAGCTGGACCCGCAGACGGTGGGAGTCATTGTGCGGCTGGAGAGGGAAACGTTTCAG GTGTTGAACATGCACGGGAAAGTGCTGACAGTGCGTCACCAGGCGGTCAACCGCAAGAAGGACAACCGCTTTGCTGTGGCACTGGACTCGGAGCAAAACAATATCCACGTCAAAGACATCGTCAAGGTTATTGACGGCCCGCACTCG GGCCGTGAAGGCGAGATTCGCCATCTTTTCCGAGGATTCGCCTTTCTGCATTGTAAGAAACTCGTGGAGAACGGAGGAATGTTTGTTTGCAAGACCCGGCACCTCGTGTTGGCCGGTGGCTCCAAG CCCAGAGACGTGACCAACTTCACAGTGGCAGGATTCGCTCCCATGAGCCCTCGCATCAGTAGCCCCATGCACCATGGCGGTGGCG GTGCACAGCAacgagggggaggaggaggcggcatGGGGCGGGGCCGAGGTCGAAGAGACAACGAGCTGATCGGTCAGACAGTTCGCATCTCTCAGGGACCTTACAAAG GTTACATTGGTGTGGTGAAGGACGCCACAGAGTCAACAGCCAGGGTGGAGCTTCACTCCACCTGTCAGACCATCTCAGTAGACAGACAGCGCTTAACCACCAT GGGCGCACAGAAACACACTGGAATGACCTCCACCCACGGGCGCACCCCCATGTATGGCTCAGGCTCTAGGACGCCCATGTGCGGCTCTCAGACGCCGCTGCATGACG gaaGCCGCACACCTCACAGCGGCTCGCAGACGCCACTGCATGATGGGAGCAGAACGCCCGGCCAGAGCGGAGCATGGGACCCCAACAACCCCAACACACCTTCAAG GAACGATGAGGAGTATGACTTTGGCTATGATGACGAACCCTCGCCCTCCCCTCAGGGCTACGGGGGGACGCCCAACCCACAGACACCAGGTTACCCAGAAGTCCCCTCCCCACAGGTCAACAATCAGTACAACCCTCAGACGCCTGGCACACCTGCTAT GTACAACACGGAGCAATATTCCCCCTACGCCGCCCCCTCCCCTCAAGGTTCCTACCAGCCTAGTCCTAGTCCTCAGAGCTACCACCAGGTGGCACCTTCACCTGTGGGCTACCAGAACACACACTCGCCAGCCAGCTACCATCCAACCCCTTCACCCATGGCCTACCAG GCCAGTCCCAGTCCTAGTCCAGTCGGCTACAGCCCCATGACCCCCGGAGCGCCCTCTCCTGGTGGCTACAACCCTCACACTCCAGGTTCAAACATCGAGCAGGGCGGCAGCGACTGGGTGACCACTGACATCCTGGTTCGGGTCAAGGACTCCTTTATGGACCTGATGGGACAGACGGGGGTCATCAGGAGTGTCACG GGTGGGATGTGCTCTGTGTTCATGCAGGAGTCTGAGAAGGTGGTCAGCGTCAGCAGCGACCACCTGGAGCCGGTCACCCCCACCAAGAACGACAAA GTGAAAGTCATTCTGGGGGAACACCGCGAGGCGACAGGGACCTTGCTGAGCATCGATGGCGACGACGGCATTGTACGCAAAGTGCTTGACAAGCAGCTGATGATCCTCAACCTGAGGTTCCTAGGATGTCTGGGCCACTGA
- the supt5h gene encoding transcription elongation factor SPT5 isoform X2 translates to MSDSEDSDFSDNQSERSSDGEAEEVEEEEAASPVGSDKVAEEEGEDLDEDEYDEEEEEDDEDRPRKKPRHGGFILDEADVDDEYEDEEEQWEVGAEDILEKASNIDHVVLDDDHSGSRRLQNLWRDSREEALGEYYMRKYAKSSGGERHSRGSEELSDDITQQQLLPGVKDPNLWTVKCKIGEERATAIALMRKFIAYQFTDTPLQIKSVVAPDHVKGYIYVESYKQPHVKAAIEGIGNLRMGLWNQQMVPIKEMTDVLKVVKEVTNLKPKSWVRLKRGLYKDDIAQVDYVEPSQNTISLKMIPRIDLDRIKAKMSLKDWFAKRKKFKRPAQRLFDAEKIRSLGGEVSHDGDFMIFEGNRYSRKGFLFKSFAMSAVITDGVKPTLSELEKFEDQPEGIDLEVVTESGKEREHNLQAGDNVEVCEGELINLQGKILSVDGNKITIMPKHEDLKDPLEFPAHELKKYFRMGDHVKVIAGRYEGDTGLIVRVEENFVILFSDLTMHELKVLPRDLQLCSETASGVDAGGQHEWGELVQLDPQTVGVIVRLERETFQVLNMHGKVLTVRHQAVNRKKDNRFAVALDSEQNNIHVKDIVKVIDGPHSGREGEIRHLFRGFAFLHCKKLVENGGMFVCKTRHLVLAGGSKPRDVTNFTVAGFAPMSPRISSPMHHGGGGAQQRGGGGGGMGRGRGRRDNELIGQTVRISQGPYKGYIGVVKDATESTARVELHSTCQTISVDRQRLTTMGAQKHTGMTSTHGRTPMYGSGSRTPMCGSQTPLHDGSRTPHSGSQTPLHDGSRTPGQSGAWDPNNPNTPSRNDEEYDFGYDDEPSPSPQGYGGTPNPQTPGYPEVPSPQVNNQYNPQTPGTPAMYNTEQYSPYAAPSPQGSYQPSPSPQSYHQVAPSPVGYQNTHSPASYHPTPSPMAYQASPSPSPVGYSPMTPGAPSPGGYNPHTPGSNIEQGGSDWVTTDILVRVKDSFMDLMGQTGVIRSVTGGMCSVFMQESEKVVSVSSDHLEPVTPTKNDKVKVILGEHREATGTLLSIDGDDGIVRKVLDKQLMILNLRFLGCLGH, encoded by the exons ATGTCTGACAGCGAGGATAGCGACTTCTCTGACAACCAGAGTGAACGAAGCAGCGACGGAGAGGccgaggaggtggaggag GAGGAAGCGGCCAGTCCAGTGGGCAGTGACAAGGTAGCTGAGGAGGAGGGTGAGGACCTGGATGAGGATGAGtatgatgaagaggaggaagaagacgacGAGGACCGTCCCAGGAAGAAGCCGCGACATGGCGGGTTCATCTTGGATGAAGCTG ATGTGGACGATGAGtatgaggatgaggaagagcAGTGGGAGGTTGGAGCAGAGGACATCCTGGAGAAGG CGTCCAACATCGACCATGTGGTCCTCGATGACGATCATTCTGGTTCCCGAAGGCTGCAGAACCTCTGGAG AGACTCACGAGAGGAGGCGCTCGGGGAATACTACATGAGGAAGTATGCCAAGTCCTCAGGAGGCGAGCG CCACTCTCGAGGGTCCGAGGAGCTCTCTGACGACATCACACAACAGCAGCTACTTCCTGGAGTCAA GGATCCTAATCTGTGGACAGTCAAGTGTAAG ATTGGGGAGGAGAGGGCCACGGCCATCGCGTTGATGAGGAAATTCATCGCCTATCAGTTTACTGACACA CCGCTTCAGATCAAGTCTGTGGTGGCCCCGGACCATGTGAAGGGCTACATCTATGTGGAGTCCTACAAGCAGCCGCACGTCAAAGCGGCTATCGAGGGCATTGGAAACCTTCGCATGGGCTTGTGGAACCAGCAGATGGTTCCCATCAAGGAAATGACAGATGTCCTTAAAGTGGTCAAAGAGGTCACCAACCTGAAGCCCAAATCCTGGGTCAGGCTCAAGCGAGGCCTGTACAAAGACGACATCGCACAG GTGGACTATGTTGAGCCGAGCCAGAACACCATCTCCCTGAAGATGATCCCTCGCATTGACCTGGACCGCATCAAGGCCAAGATGAGCTTG aaAGACTGGTTTGCTAAGAGGAAGAAGTTCAAGAGACCTGCTCAGAGGCTGTTTGATGCTGAAAAGATCAG GTCGCTGGGAGGGGAGGTCAGCCATGATGGAGACTTCATGATCTTCGAGGGGAACCGTTACAGCCGCAAGGGATTTCTGTTCAAGAGCTTTGCCATGTCGGCTGTG ATCACAGACGGTGTGAAGCCCACTCTGTCAGAGCTGGAGAAGTTTGAAGACCAGCCGGAGGGAATTGACCTCGAGGTGGTCACAGAGTCAG GTAAGGAGCGAGAGCACAACCTGCAGGCAGGTGACAACGTGGAGGTGTGTGAGGGGGAGTTGATCAACTTGCAGGGAAAGATCCTGAGTGTGGACGGCAACAAGATCACCATCATGCCCAAGCATGAAGACCTGAAG GACCCCCTGGAGTTCCCGGCTCACGAGTTAAAGAAATACTTCCGCATGGGTGACCACGTGAAGGTGATCGCCGGGCGTTATGAAGGTGACACGGGGCTCATCGTACGAGTGGAGGAAAACTTTGTCATCCTCTTCTCCGACCTCACCATGCACGAG CTGAAGGTGTTGCCCAGGGATCTGCAACTCTGCTCAGAAACGGCGTCTGGCGTTGACGCGGGGGGCCAGCACGAGTGGGGGGAGCTGGTGCAGCTGGACCCGCAGACGGTGGGAGTCATTGTGCGGCTGGAGAGGGAAACGTTTCAG GTGTTGAACATGCACGGGAAAGTGCTGACAGTGCGTCACCAGGCGGTCAACCGCAAGAAGGACAACCGCTTTGCTGTGGCACTGGACTCGGAGCAAAACAATATCCACGTCAAAGACATCGTCAAGGTTATTGACGGCCCGCACTCG GGCCGTGAAGGCGAGATTCGCCATCTTTTCCGAGGATTCGCCTTTCTGCATTGTAAGAAACTCGTGGAGAACGGAGGAATGTTTGTTTGCAAGACCCGGCACCTCGTGTTGGCCGGTGGCTCCAAG CCCAGAGACGTGACCAACTTCACAGTGGCAGGATTCGCTCCCATGAGCCCTCGCATCAGTAGCCCCATGCACCATGGCGGTGGCG GTGCACAGCAacgagggggaggaggaggcggcatGGGGCGGGGCCGAGGTCGAAGAGACAACGAGCTGATCGGTCAGACAGTTCGCATCTCTCAGGGACCTTACAAAG GTTACATTGGTGTGGTGAAGGACGCCACAGAGTCAACAGCCAGGGTGGAGCTTCACTCCACCTGTCAGACCATCTCAGTAGACAGACAGCGCTTAACCACCAT GGGCGCACAGAAACACACTGGAATGACCTCCACCCACGGGCGCACCCCCATGTATGGCTCAGGCTCTAGGACGCCCATGTGCGGCTCTCAGACGCCGCTGCATGACG gaaGCCGCACACCTCACAGCGGCTCGCAGACGCCACTGCATGATGGGAGCAGAACGCCCGGCCAGAGCGGAGCATGGGACCCCAACAACCCCAACACACCTTCAAG GAACGATGAGGAGTATGACTTTGGCTATGATGACGAACCCTCGCCCTCCCCTCAGGGCTACGGGGGGACGCCCAACCCACAGACACCAGGTTACCCAGAAGTCCCCTCCCCACAGGTCAACAATCAGTACAACCCTCAGACGCCTGGCACACCTGCTAT GTACAACACGGAGCAATATTCCCCCTACGCCGCCCCCTCCCCTCAAGGTTCCTACCAGCCTAGTCCTAGTCCTCAGAGCTACCACCAGGTGGCACCTTCACCTGTGGGCTACCAGAACACACACTCGCCAGCCAGCTACCATCCAACCCCTTCACCCATGGCCTACCAG GCCAGTCCCAGTCCTAGTCCAGTCGGCTACAGCCCCATGACCCCCGGAGCGCCCTCTCCTGGTGGCTACAACCCTCACACTCCAGGTTCAAACATCGAGCAGGGCGGCAGCGACTGGGTGACCACTGACATCCTGGTTCGGGTCAAGGACTCCTTTATGGACCTGATGGGACAGACGGGGGTCATCAGGAGTGTCACG GGTGGGATGTGCTCTGTGTTCATGCAGGAGTCTGAGAAGGTGGTCAGCGTCAGCAGCGACCACCTGGAGCCGGTCACCCCCACCAAGAACGACAAA GTGAAAGTCATTCTGGGGGAACACCGCGAGGCGACAGGGACCTTGCTGAGCATCGATGGCGACGACGGCATTGTACGCAAAGTGCTTGACAAGCAGCTGATGATCCTCAACCTGAGGTTCCTAGGATGTCTGGGCCACTGA
- the rnaset2l gene encoding ribonuclease T2-like — MFCWLLPLLVCLSPAALLSDGTAECEDYKNGRPYQELSNGLPCSWTCLTFGLQWPGGFCQSLDNISLCSIPPRVNKWLIHGLWPMKVMRCCSCWPIFLSDVQEVQELLEEEWPSLVKSKSNFQFWKDEWKKHGVCAACVEGFNSPLQYFQKCLKLRQHFNLQKALEDGGIKPSCERPYKLSEVLNVLVPLIGDKCEIQCITDDQEREVWFQVKIRLSRNMTVGCDHHDDNPRTTAIYKGHPCPTEGSFYYFPIDHQRPLQPCD; from the exons ATGTTCTGCTGGCTGCTGCCTCTGCTGGTGTGTCTGAGTCCTGCAGCTTTGCTGTCTGACGGCACTGCTGAATGTGAAGACTACAAAAATGGCAGACCATACCAAGAGCTTAGCAATGGTCTGCCTTGTTCTTGGACTTGTCTCACGTTCGGGCTGCAGTGGCCTGGAGGCTTCTGTCAG TCTCTAGACAACATTTCTCTGTGCAGTATTCCTCCCCGTGTCAACAAGTGGTTGATTCACGGCCTGTG GCCCATGAAGGTGATGAGATGCTGCAGCTGCTGGCCCATCTTCTTGTCCGATGTTCAG gAGGTGCAGGAGCTTCTGGAAGAAGAGTGGCCATCTTTAGTCAAAAGCAAATCCAACTTCCAATTCTG GAAGGACGAGTGGAAGAAGCATGGAGTGTGTGCGGCGTGTGTGGAGGGATTCAACTCTCCGCTCCAATACTTCCAGAAGTGCCTGAAACTGCGGCAACACTTCAACCTGCAAaa AGCATTGGAGGATGGTGGGATCAAGCCATCCTGTGAACGACCCTATAAG CTGTCTGAGGTGTTGAACGTTCTAGTTCCACTAATCGGTGACAAGTGTGAGATCCAGTGTATCACAGACGACCAG gaACGAGAAGTGTGGTTTCAGGTCAAGATTCGTCTGTCTCGCAACATGACTGTGGGCTGTGATCACCATGACGACAACCCAAGGACCACAGCCATTTACAAAGGACACCCTTGCCCGACAGAAGGCTCCTTCTACTACTTCCCCATCGACCATCAGCGGCCGCTGCAACCCTGCGACTGA
- the LOC131134407 gene encoding cytochrome c oxidase subunit 7A2, mitochondrial: protein MNPFVRLPALLGRTFSTSSRHLRNKVPEAQKLFQQDNGLPVHIKGGAGDVILYRATMTLTIAGCCYSMYWLLVASMPHKKA from the exons ATGAATCCGTTTGTG AGACTTCCGGCTCTGCTCGGCCGGACCTTCAGTACGTCTAGCAGACATCTGAGGAACAAAGTTCCAGAAGCCCAGAAACTCTTCCAG CAGGACAATGGACTGCCCGTCCACATCAAAGGAGGGGCAGGTGACGTCATTCTGTACCGCGCCACCATGACACTGACTATTGCTG GATGTTGTTACTCCATGTACTGGCTGCTCGTGGCCTCCATGCCTCATAAGAAGGCTTAG